Genomic window (Chitinophagaceae bacterium):
TTAATTATATATATTACTATATAATCTCATAAAAATTCCAAACGTAAGTTATAGAATCGGAAAGAAACGGGGGCGAGAGAGTAAAAGAAGTATGATTAATAGATGCTGTATCTTTCTTTAAGTATGTTTCTGTGATGTTCAAAATGCCCTGCAATAATATATATCAAACTTCGGACAGTGATTCTGTTTCCATTTACTGTTCCTTCATTGTCTAAGTACGCTTCGGGTATAGATGATAGAAAGAATATATTGGAACGTCTCAAATATCTCATTTCCTCTACAAGAGAGGATGGGGTTCTTTTTTCAAATTCTCCATGTATTACAAAACTATTTTCGTCAAAGGGGTTGAGATTTTTACTATCGCCCCTTGCAAAGGAGAGAGTTCTATATACAAATACTCTTTCTGCGTCTATTATATGTCCTACCAATTGCTTTACGGTCCATTTTTCAGCATCGTATCTGTAATTCCATTGTTGTTGATATCCATTGGTAAAAGCAGATTCAAACCAGCTTATCTGTTCTTCTAACACAGCCCAAATATCTTTGCTTCTTATGAGTTTGATATAAGAATCAAAAAACAGAGGGTACTCATTTTGTAATGGTTCTTTCATTGTGAGTTATTTTTTTGTATGATTGTAGTTATTATATCGGAAAAATATTTTCCGTTTTCGGTTCCATACCAGTTCATCGTTCTTGTTTCATAGGAATCTTTGTCGTACCAGATGTCTTTTGTTATATATCCAACATATCCTCCGTTAAAGCTTGTTATGATAAGATTACTTCCTGTTTTTTGAGAAATAGTGTCTAAATGTGCTACTAATTCCCCTGAAAAATCGCATGGAGTGCCTATAAAAAGGTTCTTATCTATCATACAATAGCTTATATATGCATCATAATTTCCAAATACTTGGTGAAATACCCATTCTTTTAGAGCATAGTCCTTACTTATTTTAGGACTTGCTTCGGGAAGTTCTATTTTTACTTTTCCCGTTGTTAAAGAATGAACATAGCTGAGGTCTATTTGTGCGGAAAGAGTCTGGATTTTTCGGGAAACAAGCTTTGAATACGCTTCTAAATCGGTATCGGTAACTACACTTTTTTCTAAAGCATACCCTTGGCTTCCAACTGCTCCGGCAGCGAATAAACAAAAATCAATATTCTCATCTTTTTCTATTTCAGAGCAGACCATTCCTGGATAATCTCCTGATACCCCCATAAAAAAGGGAGATAAAATAGTAGCATGTGCTGCAAAAGAAGTAAATAATGCTTTTTCTCCCGAACGATTCTCTATTTTTATGATTCGGATAAAAGGATCTTTAGTTCCCAAACTATCTACCAATCTATTATAGACAAGTTCTTCTGCGTTTATAGAGCCAAAACCTATTTGAGAAATTTCTTTTTTTTTTTTTGCATCTACCATACTTTCTATAATTCTTTCTGTAATAAAATGGACAACTTCTGGATCAAAAGAACCTGCAAATAGTTCTCCTACAAGGCCTTTTGCCCAAGCACCAATAGAGTTATGCGTATGAGTAGCGGTTAGAAAAACATCTTTGAAAGAAAAACCTTTTTCGTGAAGTTTTTCTTTCAAAGCAATACTTACCTCAGGGGGAACGATAAGCAGTTCCAAGGAGACAATTGATATTTCTTTCTTTCCGTTGGTAAAAAAAAGAGTTCTTACAAAAATAGAATCTTTTACCGTTTCATATACATTTCCTTTTCGAACCCCGTATCCTGCTAAAGGAAGTTTTTTTTTTTCAAATAAAAGGGACTTTTTACTCCATCCCACTTTCAT
Coding sequences:
- a CDS encoding neutral/alkaline non-lysosomal ceramidase N-terminal domain-containing protein; translated protein: MQPKTKKILIFFFLFLFIIPFCVFKKIERSNYKERDYYKRMMVRLDSFQGEKPSEGDTMKVGWSKKSLLFEKKKLPLAGYGVRKGNVYETVKDSIFVRTLFFTNGKKEISIVSLELLIVPPEVSIALKEKLHEKGFSFKDVFLTATHTHNSIGAWAKGLVGELFAGSFDPEVVHFITERIIESMVDAKKKKEISQIGFGSINAEELVYNRLVDSLGTKDPFIRIIKIENRSGEKALFTSFAAHATILSPFFMGVSGDYPGMVCSEIEKDENIDFCLFAAGAVGSQGYALEKSVVTDTDLEAYSKLVSRKIQTLSAQIDLSYVHSLTTGKVKIELPEASPKISKDYALKEWVFHQVFGNYDAYISYCMIDKNLFIGTPCDFSGELVAHLDTISQKTGSNLIITSFNGGYVGYITKDIWYDKDSYETRTMNWYGTENGKYFSDIITTIIQKNNSQ
- a CDS encoding DinB family protein, whose protein sequence is MKEPLQNEYPLFFDSYIKLIRSKDIWAVLEEQISWFESAFTNGYQQQWNYRYDAEKWTVKQLVGHIIDAERVFVYRTLSFARGDSKNLNPFDENSFVIHGEFEKRTPSSLVEEMRYLRRSNIFFLSSIPEAYLDNEGTVNGNRITVRSLIYIIAGHFEHHRNILKERYSIY